A section of the Schistosoma haematobium chromosome ZW, whole genome shotgun sequence genome encodes:
- a CDS encoding hypothetical protein (EggNog:ENOG410V5PH~COG:T), with product MVIGCCTLNNISEDAKTRSDANKQIEKLIEKEKKNFKSTHRLLLLGAGESGKSTIVKQMRILHIDGFSEREKKEKIDAIRKNLRDAICSIAGAMSSLKPPVELELSENKKLRDYILETASKPDFDYPPEFFTYCAKLWKDGGIQETFERSNEYQLIDCAKYFLDKTLEVGAPNYIPSEQDILRCRVLTSGIFETKFSVDKVNFHMFDVGGQREERRKWIQCFNDVTAIIFVAACSSYNMVLREDPSQNRVKESLELLASIWNNRWLRNISVILFLNKQDLLTEKVLAGKSKIEVYFPHYATYQAPADTLAEYRHENSEVIRARFFFRDEFLKVTSNNNGGRHYCYPHLTCAVDTENIRRVFNDCRDIIQRMHLRQYELL from the exons ATGGTTATTGGCTGTTGCACACTAAATAATATTTCGGAAGATGCCAAAACACGAAGCGATGCAAATAAGCAGATTGAGAAATTAATTGAAAAGGAGAAAAAGAATTTTAAGTCTACACACAGACTCCTCCTTCTGG GTGCTGGAGAGTCTGGGAAATCGACCATTGTTAAGCAAATGAGGATATTACACATAGATGGCTTTTCAGAACG agaaaaaaaagaaaagattgaTGCGATCCGGAAAAACCTCCGTGACGCTATCTGT TCAATAGCTGGTGCTATGAGTTCTTTGAAACCACCAGTAGAGCTTGAACTCAGTGAAAACAAAAAGTTGAGGGATTATATACTGGAAACTGCATCTAAACCTGATTTTGACTATCCACCG GAGTTTTTCACATATTGCGCCAAACTATGGAAGGATGGAGGTATACAGGAAACGTTTGAAAGGTCAAATGAATATCAACTAATTGACTGTGCGAAATA TTTCCTCGACAAGACTTTAGAGGTCGGCGCTCCAAACTACATCCCATCTGAGCAGGATATTCTGCGCTGTCGTGTACTAACTTCCGGAATATTTGAAACCAAGTTCAGCGTAGATAAAGTTAATTTCCATATGTTTGACGTCGGTGGACAGAGGGAAGAGCGCCGAAAGTGGATACAGTGCTTTAACGATGTCACTGCAATAATTTTTGTCGCTGCTTGTTCTTCGTACAACATGGTCTTACGAGAAGACCCTAGCCAAAACCGTGTAAAGGAGTCTTTAGAACTTCTTGCTTCCATATGGAACAACAG ATGGTTGCGAAACATATCTGTGATTCTCTTTCTTAACAAGCAAGATCTACTTACGGAGAAGGTCTTAGCTGGCAAGTCCAAGATTGAAGTCTATTTCCCGCATTATGCTACTTACCAAGCTCCAGCTGATA CACTGGCAGAGTATCGTCATGAAAACTCAGAAGTTATACGTGCCCGATTTTTCTTCCGCGATGAGTTTCTT AAAGTAACATCAAATAACAATGGTGGACGTCATTATTGCTATCCTCACCTAACATGTGCAGTGGATACGGAAAATATCCGACGCGTATTCAATGATTGTCGCGATATCATTCAGCGAATGCACCTGCGGCAGTATGAATTACTCTAG
- a CDS encoding hypothetical protein (EggNog:ENOG410V5PH~COG:T) translates to MFASFLDKTLEVGAPNYIPSEQDILRCRVLTSGIFETKFSVDKVNFHMFDVGGQREERRKWIQCFNDVTAIIFVAACSSYNMVLREDPSQNRVKESLELLASIWNNRWLRNISVILFLNKQDLLTEKVLAGKSKIEVYFPHYATYQAPADTLAEYRHENSEVIRARFFFRDEFLKVTSNNNGGRHYCYPHLTCAVDTENIRRVFNDCRDIIQRMHLRQYELL, encoded by the exons atgtttgcCAGTTTCCTCGACAAGACTTTAGAGGTCGGCGCTCCAAACTACATCCCATCTGAGCAGGATATTCTGCGCTGTCGTGTACTAACTTCCGGAATATTTGAAACCAAGTTCAGCGTAGATAAAGTTAATTTCCATATGTTTGACGTCGGTGGACAGAGGGAAGAGCGCCGAAAGTGGATACAGTGCTTTAACGATGTCACTGCAATAATTTTTGTCGCTGCTTGTTCTTCGTACAACATGGTCTTACGAGAAGACCCTAGCCAAAACCGTGTAAAGGAGTCTTTAGAACTTCTTGCTTCCATATGGAACAACAG ATGGTTGCGAAACATATCTGTGATTCTCTTTCTTAACAAGCAAGATCTACTTACGGAGAAGGTCTTAGCTGGCAAGTCCAAGATTGAAGTCTATTTCCCGCATTATGCTACTTACCAAGCTCCAGCTGATA CACTGGCAGAGTATCGTCATGAAAACTCAGAAGTTATACGTGCCCGATTTTTCTTCCGCGATGAGTTTCTT AAAGTAACATCAAATAACAATGGTGGACGTCATTATTGCTATCCTCACCTAACATGTGCAGTGGATACGGAAAATATCCGACGCGTATTCAATGATTGTCGCGATATCATTCAGCGAATGCACCTGCGGCAGTATGAATTACTCTAG
- a CDS encoding hypothetical protein (EggNog:ENOG410W3S4~COG:U): MDLSGKLIIKAQLGHDLRRIPIHNEEITYDELILMMQRVFKQYITKEDELLVKYKDEDGDFITIEDESELSLAIQSSKVLQIKVFVVNKPEILQCTAPFKNRKDGEAKNSNQGIRFL, translated from the exons ATGGATCTCTCTGGGAAACTTATTATCAAAGCTCAACTAGGACATGACTTGCGACGAATCCCAATACATAATGAGGAAATCACTTACGATGAACTTATTTTAATGATGCAACGTGTCTTCAAACAGTATATTACAAAGGAAGATGAATTATTGGTAAAATATAAGGACGAAG ATGGGGACTTTATAACGATTGAGGATGAGTCTGAGCTCTCCCTCGCCATACAGTCCAGCAAGGTGCTACAGATTAAAGTCTTCG TTGTAAACAAACCTGAAATATTACAATGTACTGCTCCATTTAAAAACAGAAAAGACGGTGAAGCTAAAAACTCGAATCAGGGGATACGTTTTCTTTAG